The sequence GCGATGCAGCCCTAGGCAGTTGGGCGCAAATAGGTCGTACCGCCTCGCCGCCTTTAAATCTGGCGAACAAGCCTGCTTTAGGTGTGTGGGTACATGGTGACTGCAGCGGGGCGCTCATCAACCTGCAAGTGCTCAGTGCAGCCTATACAGGCGACGGCGGCACGGGAGATCATTACATTACCCTCGATTTTTCAGGGTGGCGCTATTTCTCTTTAGTCGAATTCGAAAGTGAGCGGATTTCAGATCTTGCCTGGCCCTATGGAAATATCTACAGTATTTACCGGGAAGGGGTGGATTTTAAAGCGGTCGAATCCTTTTCCCTCTGGTGCAATAATCTGCCGCCCCAAGAGGAAATGGCCTGTGCCTTGAGTCCCGTCAAAGCCTTGCCCTTGGTAGATCTTCCTTTGCGTAATCCCGTGTTGACTATCAACGGCGTTGAATTGCGTTTTCATGTTGAAATTCTTTGCGGCACGAGTCTGGAATTACACGATGCAAACACATGGATACTCTATGGCAAGAAAGGCGAAGAATTGGCGCGGGGTACCGCAGAAGGGGAAGTGCCCATTCTGGAAGAAGGGGCGAACCAAATTCGTTTTGCTTGGGATATCAATGGCGATGTGGAAGCTCGCGCACGGGTAACGCTTCGGAGTCTGGGCGGTACACTCGCCGCGGACTGACCCGGGCGGCATAGTGCAGCCTAAGCCTAGGAGCGGTGGATCAAACGACCCGGCCAAGGGGTTTCAATTTCAATGGCATTGTCGGGACAGACTTCCTGACAGCAATAACAGCGAATACAAAGGCTGTAATCGTAGCGCGGGACTTTGTCGCGATCGCCGCCGGGGAAGTCCACCGCTTTGGGCGATACCGGGCACATGGCGACGCAAGTGCCGCAGCGGGTGCATCGTTCATCGCGAATCGTCGGTCTGGGGATGACATAGCGGCGCATGATCGGAACGAGGAAAGGATTGAGCGTATCCCCGCGCAGCTCTTTATCACGCTTTACATCAAAGTCAGGAACCATGCAGCTTTCGATAGGGTCGCCGACTAATCGGATATTTTCGTAGGTACCCAGACCGGATTCTTTTCCGGAGACAATCGTGGCGACCAGTTGAGGATCCAAATCGATCATGCGGCAGAAGACGGCGTCAAGGGCAACAGGATCGGTGGAAAAGAGCAGTACGCCCGTATCTCTGGGGGTGCCATTGCCGGGGCCGTTGCCTTCCATGGCGGTGATTCCATCCATAACATATAAGCGCGGTTTCAAATAAGCGGTCAGATCCACCAACATTTGGGCAAAGGTTTCAAGCTTGCTTAAGCGCCCGTGAAACTCTCCTTTCAACATGCCGGGTATACAGCCAAACTGATTTTTTATTGCGCCGGTAATACGGGTCAGGGCATGGGTTTTCATTTTACACAGCGAGATGATGCCTTCTGAGTCCAACACACCCTTGGCAATAACAAATTGTTTGCAAAGTTTGCCTTCAGGAAATGAGATGGTCGTGCCATTTTGAAAATCTGCAAAGTCAATTCCTAAAGATTCGGCAACAGCCTGTAATCC comes from Candidatus Hydrogenedentota bacterium and encodes:
- a CDS encoding DUF362 domain-containing protein, which produces MDNSNAVLPENPQPVVAIVHCKDYEPRRVDESVAQGISLLGGIETFVKSGEKILLKPNLLSGKSPDKAVTTHPAVFESVAKPFLACGARVHYGDSPGFGKPSAAARRAGLQAVAESLGIDFADFQNGTTISFPEGKLCKQFVIAKGVLDSEGIISLCKMKTHALTRITGAIKNQFGCIPGMLKGEFHGRLSKLETFAQMLVDLTAYLKPRLYVMDGITAMEGNGPGNGTPRDTGVLLFSTDPVALDAVFCRMIDLDPQLVATIVSGKESGLGTYENIRLVGDPIESCMVPDFDVKRDKELRGDTLNPFLVPIMRRYVIPRPTIRDERCTRCGTCVAMCPVSPKAVDFPGGDRDKVPRYDYSLCIRCYCCQEVCPDNAIEIETPWPGRLIHRS